Below is a genomic region from Rosa chinensis cultivar Old Blush chromosome 5, RchiOBHm-V2, whole genome shotgun sequence.
TTGAGCCTAATGGAAAGACAGCAATGAGGAGACAATTTGATCAGCATCGATGCGCCGCCATGATGTAGCCTGACAACGAATTTTCGTCAGGTTGTTATAATGATCTGctcaaagaaaatatttttataAAATACAAACTAAatccaaaaggccttgcgatttcgagTTAATGAGTTATTCGATTAGCATCGGTGCCCTGCCATGACATGGCCTAACAACAAATTTTCATCGAGTTGCTATAATGATACGCTCAAAGAAAATGTTTTGTAAAATAACAACCTGCACCCAAAATGCCTTGCGTTTTCGAGTTAATAAGTTATCAGAATGTtatgacatgtcggtttctcattgacTCGGGCCGCAGTGCTGTGGGATTCCTCTCACGAAATGCCACTGTTCGAATACTGTGGACCCATTTAGTTTTTTAAGGGATAAGATTTTTGCATGCATACTTTGCAATCGAACAGACTATTGTTAACCCTAGCTAATTGAGAATACTTGTATCAAAATCCACTCATTTATGAATGGTACGTACGACCTGGTTTCTAATCTGATACACAAGATGACACTTGAAGAAAATTTTATCTTCTAAATTTCAGGAGCATAGATACGAATTTGAGAAAAATTAGCCATCCTGCATGAGTATGACTACTAGTGCTTTGAGTATGACTATTAGCCATCCTGCATATATGCTCATCTCAACGAAACCTAGATAATATCAACATAcccaaaaggaaaacaaaataaaaaatattattttaacaCACCGGTCAGACTTCAAAATTTGAGTAAAGAATATAAACTTCATTCTTATATAAGAGGCATATATATACCTAACATGAACCATGTCATATATTTAGGGTATACAGCTACTTGTTACCTGGTCTAGTTCTAGCTACTCATCAAAATCTGGGTGACTGGTTGCCTCACATAAGTCGCTAGTGTATATGGAATCTAAGAAGGTGATATATCATGTGCAGCAGCATATGTGGCATGAATTAATTAATATAtgatatacagatattttagAAAATAATGTGAATGAAATCCACCTGATGAATGCAATCTAGCTATGTGAAAAGCATGTGAGCGAGGGTAAGAGAACTAAATCCATTTAGCACATGTATATACGCAGGCATTGAATTTAGACACACCAGCTTCTTAATAGTATTAATCAAAACATTAATTGATTAATAGATTGATTGATTAATTTGTCAACAAATGTAtggaattatttttcttttctttttcttgtctgAACAAATGTATGCAAAGTTAGTTCCAACAAAACATAGACAAGCCATCAGAACGAATAAAGAAGCCACCATTCATATTCTCTACGCATAATATAGCTAACATTCATCGCTGCTAATTAAGCCAAAAGCGAAAATGACATACAATACAGGAAACATTTAAACATACCCCAGCTAGCTATGATCGATCATGAACTTGGGGTTTACATAGTAATGAACACACAAGGAGTTACTCATTCAATCATCAATCAAGGTTTTCAAAATAAGGAAATGAATTTAAACTTTGAACCAAACAACTAATAGTTAGTAATGATCAGTAGTGCAGAGAGGATGGATCAATATGCTAGCGTATGTAAAGGTAGCTAGTATTTTGAAAAGGACATGAAGTAGACAGTATTGAACTACTTCTTCTAGTCGGAAACAAATCAAGGATGGTTACATTACAACAAAGTACTACAAACTTGCTAAAGCCCTAAAGCATAAAGCCAGCAGTAGTTTGGATTGCAATTGCTCAACTATGATCCAATTCATTCACTTCGATATAGCTAGCTTTGATAATGATGATGAAGACGAAGTAGAGCCAAATCAAATTATGCCAGCTAGctaagcagtgaatagtagtaATTTGCTAGCAGGCATGCACCAGGACCGAAAATATAGATATGCATGACAGCCCAAATTAACAAAACAGATGAAATTAATATATGGAGCTCACAAACAAAATCTTTTAATTAAGGGGATTTGCGTTGCGACTTGTGAGCTAGTGTAGATATTACTTTTAGTTAGAATAAATTATAAGCCTTGTACTGTGGCACATGAATGAATAGTGCGCACAAAGTCAAAATAATAGTTGTACCataaaggagaaaataaatTGCTTTATGCTGTGAATTTCACCTTTGACAAGCAAAAGACTTTGATGAAGAGGAAAGAGACGATAGCAAGAAAACAAACTATTACCATTATGGGAGAAAAGAAGTATATGTCAATAGGAACAAAAACATCTCttctttgatcaatatttttctatattttttgttaatatatatatgcttgcCTAAATTTTCATATAATTAATAAGAAAGCATATAACTTCCATTCAAATGATCCCATTTCACTAATAAGAATAGGTGAAAAATGAGATAAGAAGAAAGCTAGCCACCTACTACTACTATGGGAAAGGAGAAATTAAGaaatggaagaaaataatagaaACCTCTCTTCCTCTATGATACTGAAGAAAAGTTTGTTAAttacttatttaatttttcatctttttctatttttgttacATGCGCTGTAAATAACTTTTCTTACAAGAAGAAAACAATACAACTTGGAAGTGATTAATTTctcttgtatatatatatataaatattctATTCACTTAATTATAAGATTAGGCAAAGATCAGACTTGCAGCTTTTTCGCATGAGATAAACCCTCCACCCAAGTGTTATTGCTGCGATGCGAATGTATGTATGTATACTCGACTTGAGGAAACTAGTTTGGATGATCATTCTTCATACAAGATTAATTTATATAAGAAAACTAATTAGTTCATGAAGAAGTAAATTTGACTAATTTATGTTATAGATTTACTTTCATTTCATTGATGAATCTACTACCTGAAACCAGGAACAAGAATGATTACCGATCATCAATTTAATTTATTGAGTTACCAAAGTTTGACACTCCCAGCAGCAATCCTCCACTAGTGGAGGCCGCTGCTGCAGCGGCTGCATAAGCATCCGCGGGGTCGAGTATTGGAGCACCTCCATTTCTTCCAGTTGGGGTACTAGTGGCACCTCCGCTTCTACCACCCAAATGCAAATCAGAAATATTTGGGAAGCCATGATGATCTCTACCTTGACCTTCAACCCCTTGATCATACAAGAACCCCTTAAACACATGACCGTTGATTTTGACGACAGCGTGATAGGCATACTCATCCTCTGCACCATCATCCACGGCCGTTACTCGAACGCACTTAAAAACCGCTGGCGCCCGTACTTGGCCCGGCATTGTCTCTGGAAAACCACCATCTGTAACAATGTGCAAGTATTTATGAATTAAAAACTAACTCCAACTTTCAAAAGCCGCACTACTAGTACCCCCACTTGATCAGATCAATTAATTCACCCACAACGACAAGTAGACTATGAATTTGATGATGCTAACAAAgtaacagagaaagagagagaacctTGGCGTTGGAGTTTGGAGGTACTGTCATAGCTTCTGGGTGGCGTAGTGTTTGAagtggagttcgtatgagaggGAGTTGTGTTTTGCGAAGTAACCAGTCTTGGTTTTTTGGCATTGGAACTAGTATTATTAGTGTGCGAGGTAGACGCAGAAGACCCGGCCGCCGCCACTCCCTCGGACATGAGCTGCCGCTCCCTGCGTCTAGCCGCTGGGACCCACGTGCTCTTCACGTGCGTGGTACAATCAAAACCACGGCTCTTGCAGCATGTCCTGCACCGCCGATGATTGCAGTCTTTCTTGGCCTGGTTCCCGCAGTCTTGACAAGTGAGAGCGGACGATGCCGATGCCGATGCCGATGCCGCCGAGGCACCAAAattcccaccaccaccaccttgaACCATCAAATGGGCGCCACCGTGAAGGTTCTGGTTTTTCTTGAGGAAAAGTTGGTGTTGTTGCTGGGTCGGCTGCTGCCACAAGTGAAtacttcctcctcctccacctgcACTGTTTCTGTTGCGACCGCTCAGCATGTtgtgatcatcatcatcatcattgtcaTCATTCATGTTGGTATTGGAAGGGCCCAGGCAAGGGGTGGTGGTGAGGAGTGGAATGACGCCGACGCCGACGCCGAGAGCTGTGGCGGGATTAGAGCCATTCATGGAATTATGATCAGATGAGAGAAGGTCTTGTTGATGGTGcggggggtggtggtggtggtggtggtggtgcggATGATTGTGGTAGGCTGCAGCTGGAGCAACAAGGAAGACGTCTCGAAGGCCGAGCATACCCATCTCCGGTGGGAAGCCGTAGTTGATGGGCCTGGAAGGGCCTGATGATGACGACCACATGGCGGCTGAGGCAGAGGGGGAGGGTCCGGCAGTAGGCCCAGCATTGAAGCCTAGACAGAGATCGTTAGCCGAAGACGAAGCTGATGAGCCCCCCACCCAGTCTGCAAAAGCACCAGAATCTGAAGGCAGCCTCCTTGTGGTAGCCACAACTGAAAGCCCTTAATTTACAACAACAGCTAAATTcggtggatatatatatatatagatctcaACTCATGAATTATTTATatactatcttcttcttcttgtcatCTGATCAGTAGATAAAAGAGGACAAgaggaaggaaggaaggaaggaaggaaggaaggaaggagagagaaaaagaagaaatcggGAGCAGAGCCGAGCTAGGCTAGCTCTCCGAATCCATGGAAGCTATAGGAATTTCAGCAAGTGCATGTCAACACTGCTAATATCTATGTCTGGGTGTTATGTGTTTGTAAACAAAGTGG
It encodes:
- the LOC112166874 gene encoding protein LATERAL ROOT PRIMORDIUM 1, with the protein product MWSSSSGPSRPINYGFPPEMGMLGLRDVFLVAPAAAYHNHPHHHHHHHHPPHHQQDLLSSDHNSMNGSNPATALGVGVGVIPLLTTTPCLGPSNTNMNDDNDDDDDHNMLSGRNRNSAGGGGGSIHLWQQPTQQQHQLFLKKNQNLHGGAHLMVQGGGGGNFGASAASASASASSALTCQDCGNQAKKDCNHRRCRTCCKSRGFDCTTHVKSTWVPAARRRERQLMSEGVAAAGSSASTSHTNNTSSNAKKPRLVTSQNTTPSHTNSTSNTTPPRSYDSTSKLQRQDGGFPETMPGQVRAPAVFKCVRVTAVDDGAEDEYAYHAVVKINGHVFKGFLYDQGVEGQGRDHHGFPNISDLHLGGRSGGATSTPTGRNGGAPILDPADAYAAAAAAASTSGGLLLGVSNFGNSIN